DNA sequence from the Armigeres subalbatus isolate Guangzhou_Male chromosome 1, GZ_Asu_2, whole genome shotgun sequence genome:
aacgactttggaaaatgcatttttttgcaaactgaaaactaataaggccgttacacatatttattgaaaattcagGTCTCCCAAAGTCAAGGAGGAGGAGGTaatcttcgtcttcttcttcttcttctactgaatcgagcggcatgaaaatttgaatgcagaggtttttggggccggggaaggttcttaagatggttagagacccctctcctctttgaaacctggctcatatacaaatgaaacaccaatttcatcataactcgagatcaagcaaatggaaacaaatctggcgtgtggaggttttggaagagaagacatgtttctgtggtggtggGAGGCGTCCTCCCccttcccatacaaatgaaccaaaaaattctgcataactcgagaattaatcagagaataaattaattttaggcgaagcaaagttcgacgggtctgctagtaaaaaataaatattaaaaggaaaaaataaaataaaataaaataaatactcctcggatttgttaaagaatgttttgaaagttatcaaaatttaccggaaatttttttgttgcccttcaagttgttatttttgagcaaaataaCAATGAGGGTGAGACATATTTAAAACacaatatttatatcggcctaataatattttgtccaattgaatgcgcgcctgaatcagaaggatttaactttgattcaggaagtgtgaatgcacttaagatatttttataatacgtaggtgcaataatgcggtacttattgtacacgacaaaagcttcggaacgccTACGTTCTTGAACCAGGCTATATGagatacaatagagctatcaccttcttgctccctgattcaaaagtcttacaatgatattaataaaatgtttgcacgaatattttatccataatgacactcagtgttggtagaatcatattatcaattcagtgcaaatccgaattatagccgctaatgaagttggatttttctcacaatttatacgttaaacctaacttcggaagtggtgcgctgttttcatttgatgatgtgctatacagcgcactacttccgaaattaggtttaacgtatggattgtgagaaaaatccaattttgatagcggctataattcggttttctactgaatttataatactcaaatctgaatcatcgaggtttcatgcacgagctaacacgcctgcgattctgtaggggaagCATCGTGCTTGAGTTTttcggccagaatcgcatcgcttcgctcactcaccgaaaaatgatttcgttctaaaaagcgtcaaaacacAATCGAGacatatgttttgtttatatataattattagccattgttttagacgaaaaatagttaattcaatgcattcaacaatgaagaacacgtaaatatcatgcaatgatgcaaattgcgattcaaatcatgagcaaatctctcggtcataattctgatgggatttgactcacgcatggtttgaatcgccgatgagatttgagattttgagattttaccaacactgccagacagtaggagttagaatgtaataacacacacacactatcttttcccgtccgcaacgtttactactcgcgcgcaccacaaccaaattaattgggttttggtacatgattgacattttatgatttctagtgatgcacgaaaaacaagatatgcctatgattggaatgtttctgaataataaatgttgcaaacggaaaagagaatgcttccctagggcttcttctattgaaatatttcatcaaatgcttcagaacccaaatgtaggcaattcggatccaagaaaggcatcattaccactgagcactaaatttgggttttcatagtacattttttaaacaattgtcgtatccaacaattttcatatcttaagataagctagttttgttcgaaaccagtgacataagtaatcaaataaattttctaaaaatattcatgcatgatggcactacaatcctcaatgaacaaaactgccttacgtagtttacgttgggcggttgtgtcttgtacataacacttctgatttttttccagtATGCTTTCCTGCGGTCGGCGATAGCGAACAAAGTTAATTCCATTTgaaaaacatcgattttttGGGTTTTTATGTTTGGGATTCCCTTTGAAGAATTTATAAATTCACAACATAAACAAAACACTTTCCGTGATGCCATTCAATAAAAAAACAGTGCTGCcaaaacaatattgttttttctTCGGCACAGTTACGGCACCTTGTGTGGCACAGTGGGCACAATTTTATCTCACCGTTTTTATACTATTCTTAGGAAACAATTaagcaaataaacaaatttctaGAAACTTCTATTAAATTCTCGTTGAACAACTTCTGATAATGATTTGCAAGTTCTTATAGCGTATTGTTCTTATCGTAGCTGTCAAACGTGCCTGTCACTCTTTTCAGGGTTGGATGTATCAATATTACTAGGGAGGCTATTGCCGAGAGAAGTAACAAAACTAGTGAATGTAATTTTTCCCTATCAAAGCAGatcaaatgaatatattttgtatattcaatctaatacatttttaagaatatttgaaaaaaataataattaaaatcatACTGCGATTTGGTAAATTTATTTTGGTTGTCTTATGGAATTTCATAAGGCTTCCCAATGTAATTTATATAGGCAACATTAACAGAAAACATAATCATTCACTATATGGTTCTGGGTTCATTCGAAGTTCATCCTTTGTCATTAAGTTACCGTATGATTTTCAACCAAGATTTCAACCCGATTCCGTGAGGCTAATTTTCATAAGATAAATTAACTTCGGTGTaaggatataaacgggaaccttcttacgaacgagcgtgaggcgatccaaaggtggcggcagcactacgaagagcacctgaatggcgatatggctgacaacggtggcggtatggtaatgaacctaggagcacgcgtgcaggacatgcgacttccggctccgaatctccaggaaatccaggaggagatcggccggctgaaaaacaacaaagcccctggagttgaccaactaccaggagagctgtttaaatacggtggtgaggcactggctagagcgctgcactgggtgaataccaaggtttggaaggatgaggttctgccgcaggagtggatggaaggtgtcgtgtgtcccatctacagaaagggcgataagctggattgtagcaactaccgcgcaatcacattgctgaacgccgcctacaaggtactctcccaaattttatgccgccgactaacaccaattgcaagagagttcgtgctGCAGTACCAGGctggatttatgggtgaacgctctaccacagaccacgtgttcgccatacgtcaggtattgcagaaatgccgcgaatacaacgtgcccgaacatcatctatttatcgacttcaaagccgcatatgatacaatcgatcgggaccgaaaatggatttccggataaactgatacggttgatcaaggcgacgatggatcgggtgatgtgcgtagtttgagtttcaggggcattctcgagtcccttcgaaacgcgtagagggttacgacaaggtgatggtctttcgtgtctgctattcaacatcgctttggagggagtaatacgaagggcagggattgacacgagtggtacgattttcacgaagtccgtctagttatttggtttcgccgacgacattgatatcatggcacgtaactttgagaggatggaggaagcctacatcagactgaaaagcgaagctaaacgaattggactagtaatcaacacgtcgaagacgaagtacatgataggaagaggctcaagagaggtcaatgtaagccacccaccacgagtttctatcggtgttgacgaaatcgaggtggttgaagaattcgtgtacttgggctcactggtgaccgccgataacgataccagcagagaaattctggaaatcgtacgtactttggactccgtaagacgctccgatcgaatagagttcgccgccgtaccatactgactatctacaaaacgcttatggtagttctctacggacacgagacctggacgatgctcgtggaggaccaacgcgcactgggagtttttgaaaggaaagtgttgcgtaccatctatggtggggtgcagatggtggacggtacgtggaggaggcgaatgaaccacgagttgcatcagctgttgggagaaccatccattgttcacaccgtgaaaatcggaagactgcggtgggccgggcacgtagccagaatgtcggacagtaatccggtgaaaatggttctcgaccctgcaaagatggtgttcgcttccgatccggcaggtacgagacggcgtggagcgcagcgagcgagatgggcagaccaggtgcaaaacgacttggcgagcgtggggcgtatccgaggatggagagatgcggcctcgaaccgtgcattgtggcgtcaaattgttgattcagtgttatctgttcagatgttcactaaataaatgaaatgaatggttctcgacaacgatccgacgggaacaagaaggcgaggtgcacagcgggcaaggtggatcgatcaggtggaggacgatttgcggaccctccgcagactgcgtggttggcgaggtgcagccatggaccgagctgaatggagaagacttttatgtacagcAAAGGCCaccccggccttagtctgataataaataaataaattaacttCGGAAGGTGTTTTTCGAGAGTGTacttttctattgtaaaactcccaattacaataaattgtatggTGCATCACAATAAATTGTAATGTATTTATATTGTAAAATTCACATTTCTCTTTATTGTTATACTTTAATGTATTCTATActtctcgggtactttttcaaaacgacgtatgtcgcaaattgtaaacaaacccgttttcaacagcatatggcatcaaattcatctaaaaatgtgtatatcttcaaagctacatgaaaatgtgtttttaaaaatgtaaatcaatattttgcaaaacggtgtaacatcatttttgaaaatattgcacatacaccgcttagcagaaaatgtactttaaaaagtattttcgaacaactaaatagtttaaaacgtgcatctgcttgtactttttcatcactgatttaaaaattaagcatgtcgcctaaatattttgattttcgttaagaaaaacattttacgttgtttttctgcagcaaatgttgttacgtcgtgttgtaagtgttgcaattttttgtcgcatgtgcgtgaaacgtttcaacttgacgcaacatttcgacgtatcaacaatgcagcgtacggagcagcgtaacatttcgacgaaagtagcatgacctcggtcatactgacgtatcaaaacgacgtatgtgatttatctgctgcagaacgttgtaacatatatttttatcaaaataactgaaatgttcacacgcagtgcagatttcaaggtcagtgacgatgaacctttttataatgtatcgttgaggtgtattcaattgcaataaaaattaatagtttctaaataggaataaaaatgaaaaatgaaaaatgaaatctgaaaactttcaagctcattttctcagcttgatcaaaatgttacatacgccgatttgaaaaagttcccgagacTTAATGTATTAAAAAAGTCGTTTTTATGGTACTTTTTTATTCGGGGTCAAGTTGTTGGGGGTTGTTTTTTTCAGGTGGATCAAATCGTGGAAACAACGTGCCGATTTTTTTGGGTGTTCCTGTCTCTCGCGATTTGACGAAAAACTGGACCATAGTGTTTTTCATCGTATTGGCTGTCAATCTGACAGAAGCTGTCAATTTCAAGTTATTTCGATGATGTCAAATGCAAAACGCAGAAAATCCATTCCCGTTTTCAGTGGTGGCTCGAAGATTTGTGCGACGATATTTGATTtgtaaaatacagaaaaatggtgaGTATAATCCTGGAAAACTGTGGATTCACATAGTTTGAAGAATGTAGTTCAAAGAAAATGTAAATTCTTTTCTATAGTGGATCTTTTCTCCGTGAAAAACCACTTCGATTTTACCGGGTGTCCATCCGGCATCACATGTGAGAATTTGCATCGCTGAGTGCTGAGCTTCTCACCCAcggtatttttatgttttgctGTTCTGGATCCTTctataagcaaaagtttttgttttttctaaAACATCCGTTCTTTTTAACTAATGGTTGAAAAATCAGATCTAATATTTGAGGGTAATTAAGGCGTTTCTATTTAATTATTGAAAACATCGATTAATTCATAACTAAACAAGAAGTAACTGTTCTTTGTTTACTAGTGTTGAGGTTATGTACGTTCGATGACTAATCCAGGGCTGGTAATGCCACTTTTGGATGATTAGTAATGTAATTTATTAACTATACGTGAACATGTTAGTTACATCAGGTTCTTTTTTCAATGTATATCAATTACTCCTAAGTGCTTTATCGTTTTGTCGATTCTTTTTTTATGTTGATGATTGTCAATTATACGTATGATTAGGAATTTATGGCCGTCTGTTACCTCTTGAAGcctttcaaaataattatgcAAACCCTATGTTATTTTATTTCGTAGGTCTCCCTAAACCCAGTTCGTATTTTGAAGAATGAAGCCGAGGAGGAAAAAGGTGAAATCGCTCGACTGTCGTCGTTCGTGGGTGCGATCGCCATCGGTGATCTGGTCAAGAGCACACTCGGCCCCAAGGGAATGGACAAAATTCTTGTCGCGCACGGCCGCAGCGCCGGACAGGTCGAGGTGACCAACGACGGAGCCACCATTTTGAAAGCGGTCGGTGTGGACAATCCCGCGGCAAAGATTCTGGTCGACATGAGTCGCGTTCAGGACGACGAAGTTGGCGATGGAACCACCTCGGTTACGGTGTTCGCATCGGAATTGTTGCGCGAGGCTGAGAAGCTGATCGAACAAAAGCTGCATCCTCAGACAATTATCGCAGGTTGGCGTGCTGCCACCCAGGCAGCCAGGTCCGCTCTGATTGCTGCGGCCCAGGACAATTCACAAAATGTGGACAAGTTCCGGGAGGATCTGATGAACATTGCCCGCACAACGCTGAGTTCTAAGATTCTGTCACAGCACAAAGAGTACTTTGCCAAGCTGGCAGTCGATGCTGTGATGCGCCTCAAAGGATCCGGCGAAATGACCGCAATTCAGCTTATCAAGAAAACGGGTGGTACCCTGGAGGAATCGTTCCTGGATGAAGGATTTTTGCTGGACAAGAAGCCAGGAGTTCATCAGCCTAAACGCGTAGAAAATGCAAAGATCTTGATTGCTAACACTCCAATGGACACTGACAAAATCAAAGTGTTCGGTTCGAGCATCAAGGTCGACTCCATGGCCAAGATTGCCGAGTTGGAGGTAagcctgaacattttttttttaaatctgcaacgagattacttttttcttttttctactACGAAAACAGGTTGCTGAGAAAGAGAAGATGAAGGACAAAGTCAATAAGATCCTCGGACACAATTGTACTGTGTTCATCAACCGCCAGCTGATCTACAACTACCCGGAGCAGCTGTTTGCCGATGCTGGTGTGATGGCCATCGAGCATGCTGATTTCGATGGCATCGAACGTCTGGCTCTTGTAACTGGCGGAGAAATCGTATCCACTTTCGATAATCCTGACCTGGTCAAGATGGGCCGTTGTGATTTGATCGAACAGGTGATGATCGGAGAGGATACACTGCTGCGCTTCAGTGGCGTCCCGTTGGGTGAGGCTTGCACCGTTGTGATCCGTGGGGCCACTCAACAGATCATCGATGAAGCAGAGCGTTCGCttcacgatgcactttgcgtgcTGACCGCTACTGTAAAGGAAACGCGCATTGTTTATGGTGGTGGCTGCTCAGAAACGCTAATGGCCACGGCGGTGTACAAGCTCGCAGCCGAAACAGCCGGCAAGGAAGCCATGGCCATGGAATCGTTTGCTCGTGCCTTGCTCCAGTTGCCCACGACCATCGCCGATAACGCTGGATACGATTCCGCTCAGTTGGTATCGGAGCTCCGCGCTGGACATTCACAGGGCAAGAACACCCTTGGATTGAATATGTACGAAGGCAAGGTTGGCTGCATGAAGGAGCTTGGCATCACTGAATCGTTCGCCGTGAAGAGACAAGTGCTGTTGTCCGCATCGGAGGCCGCAGAAATGATTCTACGCGTGGATAATATTATTAAGAGTGCACCAAGGAAGCGTGTCCCGGACCGTGGATACTGCTAAGCTAAACTTTATTTATAGTTACTCGTGTAATTGCGCGTTTTGTATCACTCACATTATAACACTTCCCGTTACTAAGCTTACTATCTATGTTTAATCGTTCATCCACGCGAATCATCTCAGTCATGGTTTTTTGATCAACCAAAAACGACAGTAATTGAATCACTTCTTTGCTGAATAACTTATAATTGCACCAGACCCCTTAAATAACCAATTTGTTTGCGATTAAAAGTTGCTAATTAGTGAAACATAAACTCAGAATCAATAAGCAACTTTGGCCATTGAAGCGCTAGTCGCTTGATTCACAGCCTAACATTTTACTGCAAAAATAAAGGTCAGATTTATTCATTACCAATCCATAACGAAGACAATTTTTTATTCCTATATTTTAAATACCTTGGTCCCAATCTCAATGTTCACTATTCTAATTACCGGCAGAGATTACTTTTATTGTTGTTGATTTCTGGTCAGATGCTTAATAAACGTGGTTGTGGCACGACTAAAAAATACTAACAGTCCTAGGGTttatggctcaaaccttggcccaatatgctgtggttgagcacatatatcgttataaatcttcatatagggggaaagacggctttggcaggttttgttctattattggcagtggggtttttgtcgaccaaattttataaaatttggcctcaatattctttgatatgcaaagaatgtttagaccaaatttgagcctagtcagtcataaaaaaaacccctgccaataatagaacaaaacctgccaaagccgtcattctccCTATTTCAGTTCCAACCATAATTATTTcaccagccggcttgcttacttttggttttgacgccaaacagcaaaaaacgacgatgaattggacaatatctcatttaaaccagcgaaagtctcgagcgaaatggacaaaatgttGACCCATTGTCCCATTTTCAGCCTACTTGGGAggagtgattgttgattttgaccatacatgagcatgagcatgtgCACGATGACCGTgaatttcgtagttgctactccgtgatcgacaagaacaatcgcaattgcacagggaacagggaatcatttttttttttggaatgcgcctgcgaaacaagcgacaaaagagaaccaacgacaaaattttgtttttgtcggagataataatgacaaagatccgaaaaattctgtcagcaacaaaaacgaagacaatcttgttgctaacttttcatcccgttattttgcattatttctagagcaaatttcggttttatgctatcatagtttctgctgttatggaaatattcaagtatcgaacaatgattacaaaattatcatcgtattctcggaaatatcagagcatgcaagtcAAATGATTCTTTTCCCTTTTTGTGGCACAGACCTGTTGGTCCATATatgcaaatgattcttgtcatgttgtgttcgggttctgataaaggtttgtcgctaggtgcgttcgtcagtaacaaactctgttgatgacaaacagtatattgttaggcgttgctcgaatattgattccctgacagggaaccaatggatggaagcatgggatttgctctccaacctcaatgtgcacagtccgagggctctagtatttttggatagtcgataacggcgctggccacgtcctcacggtcatcggggatgggaagccacgagttcctgcggaattttattggaatcttggggttaaggttttatggcagaggttcgtcttggtgaacgggttgccaatgtgatagttatgaaagggtggtgtagtattctaattagatgccaaaacgaacttttttcgctcatttcgaattctaacagttacctgctagaactaatcaagttgtaggtatgtatagggatagaagatggaaacggtatgaaagcccatttccagttctagcaattgctagaacatgagaaatatatgaaaagatacaaagtaggaggaatggaacgggcctgggattgaacccatgacctcctgcgtatgaggcagaagcggtagccatatgaccaccaagcccgttaatTGTTGATTTTGAACATACAAAAGATAAAGATGGTTGATTTTAATAGTTGAAGAAGTGCCTGAATCTAGCGTAATGAAGCTGAAATacgtttgatacacttttttgaaaaacCCGTGGTAAATATCTCTTTACAAATCGAcatattatcgctgaaatattaaTTGacttgcgtgatgagccaacccTAAATTTAGGCCAAACATCACCTCCCGTCAGCCTATTCTGTTTTCTTGAGAACGATACATTATGAGGTATGATTCCCTGGGGAATAGTATAGAACCCATCCAACCAAAAACAGCAAGCAACAACAATCATCAACAGAGGTGGAGCATTGAATGCTCTTGGTTGGATCACATTTTGGAGTCGCTTGTACCCTTCGTTGAAGAAGCAATTTAGTTCATCAGCTGGGATACTCATCTTCGCATGATTATGAATTCCCTCCCTTCTCAGGTTGCATCACAGTTAATTTCGCTGGTAGGTTATGATCAAATTGTAACTCTGCATATCGTTTCTTGGCCCGAAAGATGAGTGTGTTTGCTCTATCTTTTTTCCGAGTATAGTCGATCAATTGAGGGTCACAACGTGCTCTGTAAGAATTGCGTGCATATAACCTGTACGCAAGGTTTCTAATGTCCACAGATCTTATAATTTCGTTTGATTACAAGGGTTCATGTACACACTTAAtctttttaccgggatctcagcaaaatgttgaacttttagggccgatgtccacgtagcggtttttcaagctgcgttgaCGCAGCGTTATTCGGCGTTGAATCAGGCTGGGAATGCACACGACAAGCGGTACTTTGCCGCAAAACTTCTAACGTCAAACCTATCTGTCACGCCAAATGTCATCCGCCTGCCAGCTGTTGTCAGTCTGTCATTTTTCATTCTCTTCCAATATGAATCGAGTTCTCCATtcacataaagacatcaaacgtgaaatatttagattttgatttgtatgaagctCATCGCCCCCGAACAATATTCAATGGGTATAATGCTATTCTAAACATTTCATGAGCTTTAACATACCTATATGATGACAGACTAGTGATGGTAACTCAGTATTATTCCAAAATAAAAGTTCAATTAATGCTTTTTAGTATAGAGTAGAAAAATAACTCACTGTAGATTTAAAGTCTCCCATTACttctaaaatgaaaagtttgaaCTTCCGAAATTAATTGTAGATCTGTGAAATTGAAATCGTGCC
Encoded proteins:
- the LOC134207879 gene encoding T-complex protein 1 subunit beta; protein product: MVSLNPVRILKNEAEEEKGEIARLSSFVGAIAIGDLVKSTLGPKGMDKILVAHGRSAGQVEVTNDGATILKAVGVDNPAAKILVDMSRVQDDEVGDGTTSVTVFASELLREAEKLIEQKLHPQTIIAGWRAATQAARSALIAAAQDNSQNVDKFREDLMNIARTTLSSKILSQHKEYFAKLAVDAVMRLKGSGEMTAIQLIKKTGGTLEESFLDEGFLLDKKPGVHQPKRVENAKILIANTPMDTDKIKVFGSSIKVDSMAKIAELEVAEKEKMKDKVNKILGHNCTVFINRQLIYNYPEQLFADAGVMAIEHADFDGIERLALVTGGEIVSTFDNPDLVKMGRCDLIEQVMIGEDTLLRFSGVPLGEACTVVIRGATQQIIDEAERSLHDALCVLTATVKETRIVYGGGCSETLMATAVYKLAAETAGKEAMAMESFARALLQLPTTIADNAGYDSAQLVSELRAGHSQGKNTLGLNMYEGKVGCMKELGITESFAVKRQVLLSASEAAEMILRVDNIIKSAPRKRVPDRGYC